The genome window GAGGCGCCGGCCTGGATCAACATCATCCCGATCACGCCGGCCAATGAAGTCGTGATGGTGCGGCAGTTCCGCCACGGGGTCGGCGAATTCACGCTGGAGATCCCGGGCGGGATGGTCGATCCCGAGGATCCGAGCCCGCTTGCGGCCGCGCGGCGCGAGATGCGCGAAGAGTGCGGCTACGACTCCGAGGACGTGATCGCGCTGGGACGCGTGCATCCCAATCCCGCGATCCAGCCCAACTATTGCTACTCGTTCGTGGCCCGCAATGTGCGCCGCGTCGCACGGCCGCGCCTGGGCGGCGCCGAAGAGACCGAGGTCGTGATCGTGCCGCTTGGCGACGTCAAACGGCTGATCGCAACCGAGGAGATCACGCATGCGCTGGTGATCGCGGCGTTTTCGTTCTTTCACCTCTATAATCCGCCGCGCCCCAGCCGTGGAAAATCGGGGCGCGGAAAATCCAAATAGGACCGCCCGTTCCTCAATTTGCGGTCGGATTATGCGAGCTTTGATGCGCCCGCCGCGCGCACGATAACGGCTTCATCAGCACGCCCCACCCTTGCGGGGAAGCTGCGCGCCGCGCGCGTATTCAGACGCCGCCAGCCAAGGCGGCGTCGTCCGCACGAATCAACGCAGGGA of Candidatus Binataceae bacterium contains these proteins:
- a CDS encoding NUDIX hydrolase, with the protein product MARTRARRWETVKSERVYATPIFDLHRHERSHPHRGEHEFFVLEAPAWINIIPITPANEVVMVRQFRHGVGEFTLEIPGGMVDPEDPSPLAAARREMREECGYDSEDVIALGRVHPNPAIQPNYCYSFVARNVRRVARPRLGGAEETEVVIVPLGDVKRLIATEEITHALVIAAFSFFHLYNPPRPSRGKSGRGKSK